The following are encoded in a window of Haemorhous mexicanus isolate bHaeMex1 chromosome 7, bHaeMex1.pri, whole genome shotgun sequence genomic DNA:
- the LOC132329926 gene encoding interferon-induced protein with tetratricopeptide repeats 5-like gives MSTISKDSLKTSLLQLECHFTWTLLKKHVSLEALEETILDHIKFLADYEIRDYNLLSYVNHLKNSNEEALRSLKKAEEAIQKRHPDEIDRRSLVTWGNYAWIYYHMQRYEEAQSYVSKVQNSCKKLSSTAHGKIQLPEIYAEQGWALLRFGRNYLERAINCFENALRSEPNNSDFSAGYATAMYRLEGDTQRYGGEVRPCLEALKRAVELNPTDTTVVALLALELQRLNRANEGERYIEEGLKKTPDFPVFLRHAANFYRKKGVVNKAVEILQKALALMPNSVALHHQLGLCYRFKVLQLKKMRYPPKEELENLIQLAISHFKTVIDKKPVFFSAYSDLAGMYAIDKRYEEAEEIYQKVLQRNDLACDEKQEIYFSYGHFQQFHMKSESKAIKYYIECLKLEIDSYARKKSSEAVERLLNQKIESGFGDATDIGTLGLVHKLNGKKQEAIECYEEALALDPNNEEYLNALTELRLSI, from the exons aTGAG TACCATTTCCAAGGATTCCTTGAAGACTTCCTTGTTGCAGTTAGAATGTCATTTTACATGGACTTTGCTGAAGAAGCATGTAAGTCTTGAGGCCCTAGAGGAAACAATACTTGATCATATCAAGTTTTTGGCAGACTATGAGATTAGAGATTATAATTTACTCTCCTATGTAAATCACCTAAAGAATTCAAATGAGGAAGCCCTGAGAAGTCTCAAAAAAGCTGAAGAAGCTATTCAAAAACGTCATCCAGATGAAATTGACAGAAGAAGTCTTGTTACCTGGGGGAACTATGCCTGGATCTATTACCACATGCAGAGATATGAAGAAGCTCAATCTTATGTAAGCAAAGTGCAAAACAGCTGCAAAAAGCTTTCAAGTACTGCTCATGGGAAGATTCAGCTTCCAGAGATCTACGCTGAGCAAGGATGGGCATTATTACGTTTTGGGAGGAATTACCTTGAGAGGGCAATAAATTGCTTTGAAAATGCTCTGAGGAGTGAGCCCAATAACTCAGATTTTAGTGCTGGCTATGCAACAGCAATGTATCGCTTGGAAGGTGACACTCAGAGGTATGGTGGAGAGGTAAGGCCGTGCCTCGAGGCCCTGAAGCGGGCAGTGGAACTGAATCCAACAGACACTACCGTTGTGGCATTGCTTGCATTAGAGCTTCAGCGATTAAATCGAGCTAATGAAGGGGAGAGGTACATTGAAGAAGGACTCAAGAAAACCCCTGACTTTCCTGTTTTCTTGCGACATGCTGCtaatttttacagaaagaaaggagTAGTGAACAAGGCAGTGGAGATTTTGCAGAAGGCCCTAGCTCTGATGCCGAATTCTGTCGCTCTGCATCACCAACTAGGACTCTGCTACAGATTCAAGGTACTTCAGCTGAAAAAGATGAGATACCCACCTAAAGAGGAATTGGAGAATCTCATCCAGCTtgccatttctcattttaaaacagTGATTGACAAAAAgccagtatttttttctgcctataGTGACCTAGCAGGCATGTATGCAATAGACAAGAGGTatgaagaagcagaagagaTATATCAGAAAGTGCTTCAGAGAAATGATCTAGCCTGTGATGAAAAACAAGAGATCTACTTCAGTTATGGCCATTTTCAGCAATTTCACATGAAATCAGAATCAAAAGCCATTAAATATTACATAGAATGTCTGAAACTGGAAATAGATTCCTATGCAAGAAAAAAGTCCAGTGAAGCTGTGGAGAGATTACTGAATCAGAAAATTGAGAGCGGTTTCGGAGATGCCACCGATATTGGTACACTTGGGCTCGTTCATAAACTAAATGGTAAGAAACAAGAAGCAATTGAATGCTATGAGGAAGCCCTTGCTTTGGATCCCAACAATGAAGAATATCTGAATGCATTAACTGAGCTACGACTTTCTATCTGA
- the SLC16A12 gene encoding monocarboxylate transporter 12 isoform X2, translating to MASARRARHAGRPDGGWGWMIVAGCFLVTICTRAVTRCISIFFVEFQAYFGQDYARTAWIHSIVDCATMLCGLGFALCYSPAIAMVGKYFNKRKALAYGIAMSGSGIGTFILAPVVQLLIEQFSWRGALLILGGFVLNLCVCGALMRPISLKEDCKTAPELLEQNYVTETEKQDLKRMSICSPLIKLWPHECLCYCSWKEYDFLLMPGFMVLAVSILFMAYGCSPLFVYLVPYALSVGVSHHQAAFLMSILGVIDIIGNITFGWLTDRRCLKKHRYFCYLFAVGMDGLSCLFLPVLQSFPLLVPFSFTFGYFDGAYVTLIPVVTADAVGTPLLSSALGVVYFLHAIPYLVSPPVAGWLVDTTGSYTASFLLCGFSMIFSSALLCFARLAKKIKRTHLPSLTGNTALKQRIWTNGTIAYSVTAELDQRDVEFLAVDTNSFSNR from the exons ATGGCCTCTGCCCGCCGGGCCCGGCACGCCGGCCGTCCCGACGGAGGCTGGGGATGGATGATTGTTGCTGGCTGCTTCCTCGTCACGATCTGCACCAGGGCAGTGACAAG GTGCATCTCCATTTTTTTTGTGGAGTTTCAGGCATACTTTGGGCAGGATTATGCCAGAACTGCTTGGATCCACTCCATTGTTGACTGTGCTACGATGCTTTGTG GGCTTGGGTTTGCACTTTGTTATTCTCCAGCCATTGCGATGGTGGGCAAATACTTCAACAAAAGGAAAGCGCTGGCGTATGGAATAGCCATGTCAGGAAGTGGAATTGGTACCTTCATCCTTGCCCCTGTGGTCCAGCTCTTAATTGAGCAGTTTTCCTGGCGAGGAGCTTTGCTCATTCTGGGAGGTTTTGTACTAAACCTCTGTGTCTGTGGTGCCTTGATGCGGCCTATTTCTCTTAAGGAGGACTGTAAAACTGCTCCTGAGTTGCTTGAACAGAATTATGTCACTGAAACAGAGAAACAAGACTTAAAGCGAATGTCCATCTGTTCACCTTTAATCAAATTATGGCCTCATGAATGTTTATGCTACTGTTCATGGAAGGAATATGACTTCTTGCTGATGCCAGGCTTCATGGTGCTGGCAGTGTCAATTTTATTTATGGCATATGGCTGCAGCCCTCTTTTTGTCTACCTAGTGCCTTATGCTTTGAGTGTGGGAGTGAGTCATCACCAGGCTGCCTTCCTCATGTCCATACTTGGTGTCATAGACATCATTGGTAATATCACCTTTGGATGGCTCACAGATAGAAG GTGCCTGAAGAAACATCGGTACTTTTGCTACCTCTTTGCTGTGGGAATGGATGGCCTTTCTTGTCTTTTCCTGCCAGTTCTCCAAAGCTTCCCCTTGCTTGTGCCTTTCTCATTTACCTTTGGCTACTTTGATGGAGCCTATGTAACGCTGATCCCTGTTGTGACAGCAGATGCAGTGGGAACTCCTTTGTTATCATCAGCACTGGGTGTTGTGTATTTTCTTCATGCCATACCATATCTAGTGAGCCCACCTGTGGCAG GTTGGCTTGTGGACACAACTGGCAGCTATACTGCATCATTTCTCCTGTGTGGATTTTCTATGATATTTAGCTCAGCGCTATTGTGCTTTGCAAGACTagcaaagaaaatcaaaagaaCACATTTGCCATCCCTCACTGGTAACACAGCCTTGAAACAGCGCATCTGGACAAACGGAACAATAGCTTATTCTGTCACAGCAGAATTAGACCAAAGGGATGTTGAATTTTTGGCTGTGGATACAAACAGCTTCAGCAACAGGTGA
- the SLC16A12 gene encoding monocarboxylate transporter 12 isoform X3, which yields MLCAPLGSLISNHVSCQVGIMLGGLLASTGLILSSFATSLEHLYLSLGVLTGLGFALCYSPAIAMVGKYFNKRKALAYGIAMSGSGIGTFILAPVVQLLIEQFSWRGALLILGGFVLNLCVCGALMRPISLKEDCKTAPELLEQNYVTETEKQDLKRMSICSPLIKLWPHECLCYCSWKEYDFLLMPGFMVLAVSILFMAYGCSPLFVYLVPYALSVGVSHHQAAFLMSILGVIDIIGNITFGWLTDRRCLKKHRYFCYLFAVGMDGLSCLFLPVLQSFPLLVPFSFTFGYFDGAYVTLIPVVTADAVGTPLLSSALGVVYFLHAIPYLVSPPVAGWLVDTTGSYTASFLLCGFSMIFSSALLCFARLAKKIKRTHLPSLTGNTALKQRIWTNGTIAYSVTAELDQRDVEFLAVDTNSFSNR from the exons ATGCTTTGTG CCCCGCTTGGGAGTTTAATCAGTAATCATGTATCCTGCCAAGTTGGTATCATGCTAGGAGGGCTGCTTGCATCTACTGGACTAATTTTGAGCTCATTCGCCACCAGTCTGGAACATCTCTACTTATCATTAGGAGTCCTCACAG GGCTTGGGTTTGCACTTTGTTATTCTCCAGCCATTGCGATGGTGGGCAAATACTTCAACAAAAGGAAAGCGCTGGCGTATGGAATAGCCATGTCAGGAAGTGGAATTGGTACCTTCATCCTTGCCCCTGTGGTCCAGCTCTTAATTGAGCAGTTTTCCTGGCGAGGAGCTTTGCTCATTCTGGGAGGTTTTGTACTAAACCTCTGTGTCTGTGGTGCCTTGATGCGGCCTATTTCTCTTAAGGAGGACTGTAAAACTGCTCCTGAGTTGCTTGAACAGAATTATGTCACTGAAACAGAGAAACAAGACTTAAAGCGAATGTCCATCTGTTCACCTTTAATCAAATTATGGCCTCATGAATGTTTATGCTACTGTTCATGGAAGGAATATGACTTCTTGCTGATGCCAGGCTTCATGGTGCTGGCAGTGTCAATTTTATTTATGGCATATGGCTGCAGCCCTCTTTTTGTCTACCTAGTGCCTTATGCTTTGAGTGTGGGAGTGAGTCATCACCAGGCTGCCTTCCTCATGTCCATACTTGGTGTCATAGACATCATTGGTAATATCACCTTTGGATGGCTCACAGATAGAAG GTGCCTGAAGAAACATCGGTACTTTTGCTACCTCTTTGCTGTGGGAATGGATGGCCTTTCTTGTCTTTTCCTGCCAGTTCTCCAAAGCTTCCCCTTGCTTGTGCCTTTCTCATTTACCTTTGGCTACTTTGATGGAGCCTATGTAACGCTGATCCCTGTTGTGACAGCAGATGCAGTGGGAACTCCTTTGTTATCATCAGCACTGGGTGTTGTGTATTTTCTTCATGCCATACCATATCTAGTGAGCCCACCTGTGGCAG GTTGGCTTGTGGACACAACTGGCAGCTATACTGCATCATTTCTCCTGTGTGGATTTTCTATGATATTTAGCTCAGCGCTATTGTGCTTTGCAAGACTagcaaagaaaatcaaaagaaCACATTTGCCATCCCTCACTGGTAACACAGCCTTGAAACAGCGCATCTGGACAAACGGAACAATAGCTTATTCTGTCACAGCAGAATTAGACCAAAGGGATGTTGAATTTTTGGCTGTGGATACAAACAGCTTCAGCAACAGGTGA
- the SLC16A12 gene encoding monocarboxylate transporter 12 isoform X1, with the protein MASARRARHAGRPDGGWGWMIVAGCFLVTICTRAVTRCISIFFVEFQAYFGQDYARTAWIHSIVDCATMLCAPLGSLISNHVSCQVGIMLGGLLASTGLILSSFATSLEHLYLSLGVLTGLGFALCYSPAIAMVGKYFNKRKALAYGIAMSGSGIGTFILAPVVQLLIEQFSWRGALLILGGFVLNLCVCGALMRPISLKEDCKTAPELLEQNYVTETEKQDLKRMSICSPLIKLWPHECLCYCSWKEYDFLLMPGFMVLAVSILFMAYGCSPLFVYLVPYALSVGVSHHQAAFLMSILGVIDIIGNITFGWLTDRRCLKKHRYFCYLFAVGMDGLSCLFLPVLQSFPLLVPFSFTFGYFDGAYVTLIPVVTADAVGTPLLSSALGVVYFLHAIPYLVSPPVAGWLVDTTGSYTASFLLCGFSMIFSSALLCFARLAKKIKRTHLPSLTGNTALKQRIWTNGTIAYSVTAELDQRDVEFLAVDTNSFSNR; encoded by the exons ATGGCCTCTGCCCGCCGGGCCCGGCACGCCGGCCGTCCCGACGGAGGCTGGGGATGGATGATTGTTGCTGGCTGCTTCCTCGTCACGATCTGCACCAGGGCAGTGACAAG GTGCATCTCCATTTTTTTTGTGGAGTTTCAGGCATACTTTGGGCAGGATTATGCCAGAACTGCTTGGATCCACTCCATTGTTGACTGTGCTACGATGCTTTGTG CCCCGCTTGGGAGTTTAATCAGTAATCATGTATCCTGCCAAGTTGGTATCATGCTAGGAGGGCTGCTTGCATCTACTGGACTAATTTTGAGCTCATTCGCCACCAGTCTGGAACATCTCTACTTATCATTAGGAGTCCTCACAG GGCTTGGGTTTGCACTTTGTTATTCTCCAGCCATTGCGATGGTGGGCAAATACTTCAACAAAAGGAAAGCGCTGGCGTATGGAATAGCCATGTCAGGAAGTGGAATTGGTACCTTCATCCTTGCCCCTGTGGTCCAGCTCTTAATTGAGCAGTTTTCCTGGCGAGGAGCTTTGCTCATTCTGGGAGGTTTTGTACTAAACCTCTGTGTCTGTGGTGCCTTGATGCGGCCTATTTCTCTTAAGGAGGACTGTAAAACTGCTCCTGAGTTGCTTGAACAGAATTATGTCACTGAAACAGAGAAACAAGACTTAAAGCGAATGTCCATCTGTTCACCTTTAATCAAATTATGGCCTCATGAATGTTTATGCTACTGTTCATGGAAGGAATATGACTTCTTGCTGATGCCAGGCTTCATGGTGCTGGCAGTGTCAATTTTATTTATGGCATATGGCTGCAGCCCTCTTTTTGTCTACCTAGTGCCTTATGCTTTGAGTGTGGGAGTGAGTCATCACCAGGCTGCCTTCCTCATGTCCATACTTGGTGTCATAGACATCATTGGTAATATCACCTTTGGATGGCTCACAGATAGAAG GTGCCTGAAGAAACATCGGTACTTTTGCTACCTCTTTGCTGTGGGAATGGATGGCCTTTCTTGTCTTTTCCTGCCAGTTCTCCAAAGCTTCCCCTTGCTTGTGCCTTTCTCATTTACCTTTGGCTACTTTGATGGAGCCTATGTAACGCTGATCCCTGTTGTGACAGCAGATGCAGTGGGAACTCCTTTGTTATCATCAGCACTGGGTGTTGTGTATTTTCTTCATGCCATACCATATCTAGTGAGCCCACCTGTGGCAG GTTGGCTTGTGGACACAACTGGCAGCTATACTGCATCATTTCTCCTGTGTGGATTTTCTATGATATTTAGCTCAGCGCTATTGTGCTTTGCAAGACTagcaaagaaaatcaaaagaaCACATTTGCCATCCCTCACTGGTAACACAGCCTTGAAACAGCGCATCTGGACAAACGGAACAATAGCTTATTCTGTCACAGCAGAATTAGACCAAAGGGATGTTGAATTTTTGGCTGTGGATACAAACAGCTTCAGCAACAGGTGA